A window of Coturnix japonica isolate 7356 chromosome 2, Coturnix japonica 2.1, whole genome shotgun sequence contains these coding sequences:
- the EVX1 gene encoding homeobox even-skipped homolog protein 1: MESRKEMVMFLEGTQLGALVGKRVPNLTETVRSPAPEPQEKMIPRNCLSPRPGPLSSRERGGGGGGGEDEEEVEVLPGTGTVPESRSAAAALLGAGQQPPGSEPPSSKGQQSSSDTESDFYEEIEVSCTPDCATGSAEYQHSKGPCSEARAGSPGGGGDHPKGGGGGGSQGPLSCSASDQMRRYRTAFTREQIARLEKEFYRENYVSRPRRCELAAALNLPETTIKVWFQNRRMKDKRQRLAMTWPHPADPAFYTYMMSHAAATGNLPYPFPSHLPLPYYSHMGIGATSASTAAPFSSPLRPLDTFRVLSHPYPRPELLCAFRHPSLYPAPSHGLGSAGGSPCSCLACHGSQSNGLAQRPTGSDFTCSATTRTDSFLTFTPSVLSKATSVSMDQREEVPLTR; the protein is encoded by the exons atggaaagcaggaaggagatggTGATGTTTCTGGAAGGGACTCAACTTGGCGCTCTGGTTGGCAAGAGGGTGCCTAATTTGACCGAAACAGTGAGGAGCCCCGCTCCGGAGCCGCAGGAGAAGATGATCCCTCGGAACTGCCTCAGCCCCAGACCTGGCCCCTTGTCGTCCcgggagagaggaggaggaggtggcgGAGGAGAAGACGAAGAGGAGGTGGAGGTGCTGCCGGGGACAGGGACGGTGCCGGAAAGCCGCTCGGCGGCGGCAGCGCTACTCGGGGCCGGACAGCAGCCCCCCGGCTCGGAGCCCCCCTCCAGCaaagggcagcagagcagctcgGACACCGAGTCGGATTTCTATGAGGAAATCGAGGTGAGCTGCACCCCGGACTGCGCCACGGGGAGCGCCGAGTATCAGCACAGCAAAG GGCCGTGCTCCGAGGCTCGGGCCGGCAgccccggcggcggcggggatCACCCCaagggcggcggcggcggcggctcccaGGGCCCGCTGAGCTGCAGCGCCAGCGACCAGATGCGCCGGTACCGCACCGCCTTCACCCGCGAGCAGATCGCCCGGTTGGAGAAGGAGTTTTACCGGGAGAACTACGTGTCCAGGCCCCGGAGATGTGAGCTGGCGGCTGCTCTAAATCTGCCAGAAACCACCATCAAG GTGTGGTTCCAGAACCGGCGGATGAAGGACAAACGGCAGCGCCTGGCCATGACCTGGCCGCACCCGGCGGACCCGGCGTTCTACACCTACATGATGAGCCACGCGGCCGCCACCGGCAACCTGCCCTACCCCTTCCCATCCCACCTGCCCCTGCCCTACTACTCCCACATGGGCATCGGGGCCACCTCGGCCTCGACCGCCGCTCCCTTCAGCAGCCCCCTGCGGCCTCTGGACACCTTCCGAGTCTTGTCCCACCCGTACCCGCGGCCGGAGCTGCTCTGCGCCTTCAGGCACCCCTCTCTGTACCCAGCCCCGAGCCATGGACTCGGCAGCGCCGGTGGCAGCCCCTGCTCGTGCCTGGCGTGTCACGGCAGCCAGTCCAACGGACTGGCACAGAGACCCACCGGGTCAGACTTTACCTGCTCGGCCACCACCAGGACGGACTCTTTCCTCACTTTCACCCCCTCGGTGTTGAGCAAAGCCACTTCGGTTTCCATGGACCAGCGGGAAGAAGTACCTTTAACGAGATAA